The DNA segment AGAGGACTACCCAAGAAGCAGGGATCGGGATAAGATATGATTTGATCGGAAAATGTATCGCGATTACATCAACGTCAAtatattgcaatattatcggttaaaaattgcgatttcgtTACATAAATTTGCGATCAAATCGCGATGTTATGGGCGGCGATTTATAgaaatattatcgaacaaaaatcgcgataaaccgaaataaaatttagattttttcgaTTGCAACTTcaaagagataaaattgcggcaAGTATGAGgaaaatcgctcaaatgttgatgattctGGCGATTCTATCGCAAaataattggagaaaaataccaacttaatttcaagatattgcaatttttccgctaaaaatgctacttgggtaagaGTACATAATAAGGACCTTTCAGACCAAACAACTCATATCCATGTCAACGCTGCTAAAACTGTGCAAAGACATTCAACTGCTAAGCTGTTGGAGAGCTGTAGGCTTCGGTCTAACATTTGCCTCGAATTTTCTTTCTATTATTCTGAACATTATGgcagaaaaaatgatgaaatatgGGTGATTTCggaaacttgtaaaaaaaggaggaaaatttacacaatcttagcgacgTTGACATGGGTATAAGCTGTTTGATCAGGGAGGTCatcatatgttgtttttaaacagaGTCAGAAATTACAGTTCCTAGTTGAATCGGTCGTTCTCAAAAAGTCTTAAGCGCCAAAAATGGATCTAAAAGAAGTACGGTATTCACCATCTCAATTGCCCTGTTCtaaatctcagagctctaaaTTATGAACGCAATGAATTAATTAATGACATTCTTAATCAAGATGCGGTTTAAAACGGGTCGTTTATCAcggtttttcttgtatttttataattggacgtatttctgtcaaacggaactaagcaccaatttgagttccttttgaggaaatttgaatgccggatagcgcgttctgtcaaacggaactaagcgccatggaaaagcattgcgagtataggacggaatgagcccgacgcccggtttcgccgccaatccaagcccccctcttccttcctcaccctatggcgcttagttccgtttgaaagaaatacgtccaattagcgCTTGAGACTTTTCGAGATGGCCCGTTCAATTTCGTAGTCCATTTGGCACACATCAGACTAATCCCAGATCGGACTGCGTGGACTCGATATTGTTCTTGTTCAGCTTGTCCGCGGCCATGTTGACCTCGACGAGGGTGTCCACCGAGTTGAGGCTGATCCCGTTCAGGATGTTCTGGGCCGCCAGGGAGGTGAAGTTGAGCGGGAAGTCGTTCAAGTCCGGGAAAATGATCTCGTCGCTCTTCATATCCAACTTGCCGTGCGGCGCCGTCGACTGCTTCAGCAGAGCAAGCGCGGATGCGAAGGAGGAGAGGGGAAACGTCACCGGATTCGTCAAATCGTTGCACGACTTGGTCGGGCTCGGCGACCTGGACCTGATGATGTTCTTCTTCTGTTGATCGGGGTCCTCGGCCGAGTCCTTCAGGAGGTTCTTGTAGCTGATGGAGTCGATCAGCTTGTCCCGGTCGCTCGAGACGAGAGGTTTGGTGACTAGAGATGCCTTCCGAGCGTTATTCAACTGAGTTTCACTGCTGAAACTTGACAAGCTCATCGCATCAATCAAACCGTTGATCTTCATCTCGGTCTCCTTCCACGGAGACGTAGCGTTGAGCGGCTTCGTCTTGCCGTCGATCAGGGAGTCCAAACACTTCTCCTCCAGCTGGATCGTCTCCGTCGAGGGGAATTTCATCTTCATGTGGCTCTCGGAGAACTTGGGGCGGTCGACGGTCATGAAATCGTCCAAATTCGTTTCCTTCGAGTATAAGGACGACGGCCTTTCGTTCTGGGCCCGCTGCGGCCTGTGGGTCTCCTTCGAGAGGGAGTGTTTGCTGCCTCGGTCCAAGGACCCGCCATTCAGGATAATAATGTTATCGGTGTTGGGTTTCTCCGAGCTACCTTTCTTCGGGTAACCGTTCTCTAGGGTGATGAGGGACCGCACCGGGGAGTTCTGTTGTTGGACGAAGATCCGAGTTTTATTTCCACCGTTGATGGTCGTTGTTAAGGTTGTTGAGTTGTGGTCGCTGTTGGACGAAGAGTCGACGGTGGACTTGTACGAGAGGTTACCGTTGGGCTGGTTGTCGCTGCAGTAGCGGTTGCTCCCCTGCCCGTTCTGACTGAGGACCTTGACGGTGAAGGAGCTTTCGCTCGGGGTGGAGTATCCGCCGAGTTTGGGTTTCTCGTAGGGGGACTGGGGGTTGTAGTTGAGGAAGCGGTGCTTGCTCGTGGTGGAGCGCGGGAGGGAGTTGTAGCCGGAGGAGGAGCTGGACATGGACTTGGCGACCGGGGAGCAGAGCCCGCGGCTCTCGATGACGGACTTGGCGGAGCCGATGGAGGCCGTCGTCTGGGGGATGGAGAGCTGGGAGGCGGCCGGGGAGGGGTGGTTGGAGGCGGACTGGAGGCTGCTCATCCCGATGAGGCGGCGTGGTAACGTGGCGCTGTGCGGGGCTCGCCGCGGGGTGTGCACCTGCGGGCTCGTCACCACGCTGGACGAGAGGTCGTGGTGCTTCCGGTGCCGGGAGAGGGTTGAGGATCGGGAGAGGGCTTGGTCCTCCATGTCCCAGCTTTGGAAGCTCCGGTACGAGCGGCCCAGGTAGCTGTCGCTCCCGGTCTGtggaatgataaaaaaatattattagacCCTGCTATGAAATCATTCCCAAGTAGCAAAGtttgcaacaacttgcaacaaaatcgtttgattcttgcaactaacggattgatgtgcagattgcctactctctcccccgaaggagctatcGTTGTTagaactagttgcaattaagtttcaaagtattgctggttgcctatctttagattttaaacaacttcgGTTCAGCAATTTTGTGatctcagcaggttgcaactctatcttccgatcagatcgccgaaaatcggcacttatcgaccaaaagttgatCGAAAGTTGGAACTTCGTTGCAGCcaataccaacattgtttcaacttgttgcaacttttacattgaaaaatgctacttgggttgggggttttctcatttttaaatgaggggcttggcaGACGAGTAGAATAAGAGTAGTTTTTGAGaatattgaaatattaatgatttcaactaaaattagtcttttttttattttactttttcattatTGTGTTCTTCTAACAAGAAGTAGGTATACACATTGTTCTTAAAGATGAATTAAAGTGAAGTGTACAAACTACTGGgaaggttataggacatttcgtcaacgatttttgttcgagcacttgttttttccagtagtttcagtccacgcgttttttcggcaggggagttttggtccacttaccaattattgagacccgaagttaattggtcaacatgtaaatacaaacaacatttgctcacgacgtttttggatgataagtataatgtcttggaagaatgagggtttgctcgttttttgtttgtttggttggccaaacggaaacaaatatataattgagaatttcggcgtcaattccatgagggaaaattcactaaaactctctacacctctttggtgcaacaggacttaattatctgtCAAGGAAATCTCATCCTCTTACACCTTTTGATtttcctcagctaaaggctcctagatttttcctgtgtacgataacttcgtgacggcgccggcgtgccgcggcgcttcaaactactatttcgccatgaaggtgttgcatagtatcatacaagattgaaggcaccccaacgtatcatgattgatggcatctttcaaaaccacgaagttccctcgcaaattaaatcgagtgacggcgaaaaaaagagagctgtagtcgaaaaacttgctAAGTCCTAGTACCTGGATCCAGTGACGTTTagaatgatttttgaacttaattagaggaaaaagtaacttgattcaagcagaaatatgctcaaatttactgccgagaagatttcctgataaatcaataaagaaaataatgccagtttagagaaaaaaggatgcttacataaaaagaaaagtcacttagatcaagcagaaacccgctttaattcagctattttattcttgattcaaaataaaatcttcttgacggcatactcaagaatgtttctgcctaaatcgactcacatttttctctaataacattcaaaaattatgctaaacgttattaattacggatAATACGGACGCTAGGACTAAGTGAGTTTTTTAgattaccgctctctttttgtaacgtagtatcttgattgatttttcaaggaaagctcTGTACCCTTAAAGGAAGCTtatcattcttgatacgttggagcgctttcaatatcatatgatactgtgcaacacctatgtcgcgaaatagttgcttgaaacgccgtAGCACTCCGTGTCGCGGCGgacgaccagcgtgacacgcgtacaggcgcctacaaacctaacagggatacttcacgcattgcgcaacgcgtgaagtatccctgttaggtttgtaggcgccattgaacgcattgcgcaacgcgtgaagcatctcgttaggtttgcaggcgccagtgcgtactttgctctgtgttaggctctaatatttaaactcgcggagtcagcatttttcaactcatgattttgaaatatttgcacgctctgcacggattggtctcatttaaattgatgaaaaaaaagaaagaaaaaaatgtattaaaggaaaatatgacgtgtgttttgaaaatattaaggtggttccgtgtctaatttaatgatttccaaagtgtattaatttttcttttatattttgtgcttttactgtgctgcagcgtggtatATTCggaaccaaacgctcaaaattggaagtgtttgactgtaaaagatcgatgtaaaagtgggttaaaaccaaagattgcatcctccttggttttttctctttcttcttcatttttgtatagttcctttCCACACAAGTACGGCTCATTGAGTTTAATATCGACGCCATCACTTGGAaaagattttacaaatatttgccatgttttaaaaataattatgtttataaaatgaagtaatattatcatttaaaaataggtatatatatatacggtatattttaaatcgacaatacaaacccacttacatgcgatgaacccaatattactaccaaaattctgaaactcttctcctctcttaatttaaaaatctaaattttcgtatatcctcccattttcaaaattatctgtaaagacgttaatagcctgagacgctgaatgtcttaaaattatactaactaactaactttatagatagaaataaaaccaaatattcaccaatgaaaatttgaaagatgaatcaaaagaagagagtaacatttcatttaaaaaatgagttaccataacaacaccttcttctctctcaattacgcgtggacgtaaacgtAAATTGCTGGACTAAACAGGTGCCCAGACAAAAAAcggaaatgtcctgaaaccaccGGGGAATGTGTAACTTATTTACGTGCAAAAATAAAACTATTCTTGAAATATGTTCGCTTCTCAGACGGGATCAAAGAGTTCTCCAGTTAAAAATAACGTCAAATGTCCtgatttttagtgtttttaatgttttagccttgtctACTCATGTTTCAATCCAATCCTTATttattgttaaaaataaattaatgttaGCACTCACCTCCGACAAATTGCAAGTTTGAGTCCCAACAGAGTGGAGATGAGCGACACTTTTGTTGAACCACTCGGTGGGTGGTGGACTTTGATTCGAGAATGGCAAATTGAGAGAGGAATTCTGCTTCAGTCGGAGGCTACTCCGGAAGAATCTTGTCAACAGCGAAAAGGTCGATCGCTCTGAAAGCAGAAACAAAAACACTGCATGAGTCGCTGAGGAAACGAACTAAGTCATGGCATGCTTAGCGTGCTtagcgataaatcgattgatttgccatttaaacctatggagaagaatctatgaacagggtgttcgcaatgaacgccttaataatcgattctttaccatatcttaaaatgggggaaatatcgataatcgataattcacgcctcgccactgatcaaGAGGATGCGTCAAATCGAACTAATCCTTTcacaaagaatttttttcataggaAAGTATTCTGAGGAAATGAAAGACTTTGACATTCCAAAATTATTCCGAATTTACTCGAAATATTAAAATCTGGAGTGTcgagttaaaaaaattgcatttatttcATGACATGACATGACTCCCTCTACTTTGCGAACATTTGCAACCATGCTCGCAAGCAAATAACTCTCTTCTGTTGCAAGTTGATGAAACCTGTAAAATTAATCGAAATTTCACGTTGTGACAACTGAAGTTCTTTGAAGAACTTTTCCGTTTGTCTCATAATTTTCCCTATCACGGTAATTTATTATCC comes from the Bemisia tabaci chromosome 7, PGI_BMITA_v3 genome and includes:
- the ko gene encoding uncharacterized protein ko, which encodes MSIRSGGGGGRAPRVGSRCSWILQRNLAITLVKRGLLQNQQTQSKSPSKEVGDHASSFWMYDSGYLVFQSFLDANSKCFWNPSLMEAVRVLEFQGYVAPGVLLVTANPCALEIIRSAWSRNVLKPPANYSISALGDVEDCLVQPISQGQFTPLPEALCWVILDLTSSGQAAVLENIRATLRLAFPDMECPSEEIVYDALAKLMTDKVVYQTSRGYFVVTPETRRLYSKYGSSSSSSLAGGGGGGRSRYARGPYEDGEKPLLLSPDEALVRALGDMETIRDGDLTHQAVQTNLADIICKGNPNDKVLYARKPSKRSQSLPPRKLERRHSLRISASSKRQATLQRSGSLKYIPTETTIKSDRPVTKRSTFSLLTRFFRSSLRLKQNSSLNLPFSNQSPPPTEWFNKSVAHLHSVGTQTCNLSETGSDSYLGRSYRSFQSWDMEDQALSRSSTLSRHRKHHDLSSSVVTSPQVHTPRRAPHSATLPRRLIGMSSLQSASNHPSPAASQLSIPQTTASIGSAKSVIESRGLCSPVAKSMSSSSSGYNSLPRSTTSKHRFLNYNPQSPYEKPKLGGYSTPSESSFTVKVLSQNGQGSNRYCSDNQPNGNLSYKSTVDSSSNSDHNSTTLTTTINGGNKTRIFVQQQNSPVRSLITLENGYPKKGSSEKPNTDNIIILNGGSLDRGSKHSLSKETHRPQRAQNERPSSLYSKETNLDDFMTVDRPKFSESHMKMKFPSTETIQLEEKCLDSLIDGKTKPLNATSPWKETEMKINGLIDAMSLSSFSSETQLNNARKASLVTKPLVSSDRDKLIDSISYKNLLKDSAEDPDQQKKNIIRSRSPSPTKSCNDLTNPVTFPLSSFASALALLKQSTAPHGKLDMKSDEIIFPDLNDFPLNFTSLAAQNILNGISLNSVDTLVEVNMAADKLNKNNIESTQSDLGLV